CAGGTTCGCGTGGTGCTCCATCTCCGTCACCACGATCCGGTCGCCGGGGCCGAGCCGGCGCCCGTTGCCCAGCCCGTACGCGACGAGGTTGACGCCCTCCGTCGCGCTCTTGGTGAACACGATCTCGTCCTCGGCGGCCCCGATGAACCGGGCCACGGTGCGGCGCGCGTCCTCGTACGCCTCAGTCGCCTCCCCGGCCAGGTGGTGCGCGCCCCGGTGCACGGCCGCGTTGTGCGTGAGGTAGAAGTCCCGCTCGGCGTCGAGCACCTGGAGGGGTTTCTGGGTGGTCGCGCCGGAGTCCAGGTAGACGAGCCGGGCGCCGCTCCCGACCGTCCGGTCCAGGATCGGGAAGTCCTTGCGCAGCGCGTGCACGTCGAAGGGCACGGCGATCACCTCTCACGTCATTGCAGTCGGTTCTCCGTGAGAAACGCTAAGCATCCTCACGGAGAACCGCAAGTATTGGCGTGAGAACCACGGCTCGCTTAGCATGACCTCGTGGATCACGAGGCCCCCCACTACCTGCACCAGCTCCAGGTCCCCGGCGAGGAGCGCTACGTGTCGTTGGCCCTGGTCAACACGCGTTTTACGCTCAGTCACGGTCCGGTCGACCTGCTCGACGACGCCGAGGCCGCGCACCTGTGGCTCGTACGGCACGCGCTGCTGCCGGACCGGGCGGCGCTGACGGGCCGGCAGTTCGGTCGGCTGCTGGCGCTGCGCGAGGCGCTGCGCTCGCTGTTCGAGGCGTGGGCGAGCCGCGCCGTGCCCGCCGCCGGAACCCTCGCCACCCTCAACTCCGCGCTGGCCGCGGCCCCTGCGACGCCCCGGCTCGCATGGACGGCCGACGGCCCGCACCGCGCCGACGAACCCGACACCGGCAACCCGGCCGGCGCCGCGCTCTCCCTCCTCGCCGAGGACGCCACGGACCTGCTCACCGGCTCCGAGGCCGACCAGCTGACGGAGTGCACGGCCCAGGGGTGCGCCCGCTGGTTCCTGCGCTCCCACGCGGCCCGCCGCTGGTGCACCACCAAGTGCGGGAACCGGGTGCGTGCGGCGCGGGCGTACGCGGCACGCAAGGGCAACTAGAGAAGCCTCGCGGCGACTACACCGAGCACGGCGGTAGGCGAGCAGCGGAGATCCTGCTGTCGAGTTCCCACCCTCCCACCGCTGTTTTCGCGGCCAACGACCTGTCCGCCCTCGGTGTCCTCGCGGCCCTCAAGCATCGAGGGATGAGTGCGCCGGAAGACCTGTCGCTGATCGGCTTCGACAACACGGTTCTCGCCCAGTTCGGCTATATCGACCTGACCACCATCGACACCCCCCGCCAGGACATGGGAGCGACCGCGGTGACCCTACTGACCGCCCGGATCGATAACACCGGCCGCCCAACCCACCCCGCGCAACTCACTCCACGGCTCATCGTGCGCTCCACTACCGTCCCGCACCCCGGGGTGTAGCCCGCGCGGTACGCAGGCGGCCAGGCCGCGGCAGGGATCTATGCGTCTCGCGCTTCAGCAGCGCCAGGTTGTCCTCGATCTTCCGGGCCGCGAAGGCGTTGTCCTTGAGCAACTGCCGGTCGGACAGGGCCGCGAGCGGCATCACCTCGTTCGTGGAGGTGCGGTTGCCGTCGGTGACGGTGCACCGGACAGTGATCCGGCCGTCCCCGTCCTCCCGCATGACGTCCCTCCCGTCCAGGCCGAGCCGAAGCCCGGCGCGCAGTTCGGCGGCGGTGACTCGGGTGCGGAGCCGGCCAACTGAAGGCCACCCGTGACGGCATCCGAGGCGTTGCCGATCCGGATCGTGCGCAGCGGCGCCAGGTACTCGGGCGTCCGTACGACATTGCCCTGGGCGTCGTCGCAGGCCTGGAGCCGGGGGTTGGACAGCCAACGGCCGTCAGCGGTCTTCGTCTTGCAGCGCCGCTGCTTGTCACCGATGTTCGGCAGGAAGATCGTGCCGCCCGTATCCCCAAGGTGTCGTCAGTTCTGGCCGCCGTCCCGGTGCCGGAGACGCCGCCAGGGCGATCGCCCGACGCCGTCACGGCCCTGGGCCTCACTCTGCTCAATGCATCTACTCCTCGTAGTCTTGACCGGCACCTCCATCCCATCGCGGCGCCTCGCGGCATTCACTCCGCCGACCGGCGGGACAACCCCCGCCGACAGGGCGGACTCCGACCATCCGAAAGTGGGACCCGCGCCACCAGACGGTTCACCGGAATGATCCTGACAAGCCGCACGGATCGGCCTACCGCGGAACTCCGGTCCGCCCCAGCGATAAATCGAAGGCAACCTTTTCGCTCTCTGCGGTCACTGAGCAGTGCGCCATCGGCTCGATCTCCCGAACGGACAGGTATGAAGACAGCGAGGCAGGCCGCGCGTCAGCGCAGGCAAAGACGCAGGCTTGTGCTGGGCACCACCTTGGCCGTGACCGCCGCGGGCGTTCTCGCCTACCTGGTCATGGGGTTGCTCCCCGACCGCGAGGCGGAGGCAGGGCATGCCGCGACCGCGCCCGTCGCCACCACCCAGGTGAGAACCACCCCCACGACGGGCACCCCGAGCGCATCGGCGACCCCGCCCGCGACCGGCACACCGACGCCGACAGCCGCCGCGACGACCGGTGCAGCACGCCCTTCGGCCACAGCCACCCCGCGGCCCCCGCGAACGGCGTCCACCACGCCATCGTTGGCAGGGCGGATTCGGCCCAACACCACCTACACGGGGGTCGCCACCGCCTACGAGGCCGACGACGGAGACGGCGCCTGCCTGTTCGGCCCGAGTGACGACCTCATGATCGCGGCGATGAACACCACCGACTACGAGACGTCCAGGGCGTGCGGCGCGTACGTGCTCGTCCGCGCGGCCAACGGCAAGTCGATCACGGTACGTATCACCAACGAATGCCCGCTGCCCTGCGCACCCGGGCAACTCGACCTCAGCCAACAGGCCTTCGCCAAGCTCGCCGACCTCAAGGTGGGCCGGATACCGATCACCTGGCAGCTGCTGAGTCCCAGCACATCCGACACGATCTCCATCAGATACAAGACCGGGTCCAGCCCTTATTGGTGCGGCATCCAGGCGATCGGCCACCGCAACCCGGTCGCGCGCCTGGAGGTCCGGACCAGCGGCGGCTGGCGGCAGTTGCCCCGCACCGAATACAACTACTTCATCTCCGCCAACGGCAGCGGGTGCGGCAGCTCGATCAGAGTCACGGACATCTACGGAGAACAACTGACCATCACCGGGATCGCGCTGCGGCCGAACGTCGTGCAACCGACCGGCGTTCAGTTCGCCCGGCACTGACCCCACCGCGCACGCGTGCGTCTCTTTCACCGGAAGTCGGGGCGGCGACTGCCGATTCAGTTGACTGTCCGTCAGGGGCCGAGGCCGGCCGGCCTCCGCACATCCACCGCCAGGCCCGACTGCCACGGGGGCACCTACTTCGCACGGGCGACGGCCGCCGCGACGACTGGTCCGTCGGCCGACACGGCCGAGTGCGACATGCCGGTGTGAGCGCTGCGTCGGCGGGCCACGGAGCGCTCCGAGCGAGTCGGTCAGAACGGGCAGGTGTCCATCCAGCGCGTGACCAGGGATGTGTTGTTCTTGTCGGCGTCACGTACGGGACCGCACAGGAACGGGCTGAAGCGGGTGTCGGCACGCAGCCAGAGACTGAGGAACGACACGATCCACTTGCCCTGCTTGGCCTTGTTGCCGGAGCCCGTCATCGGGCACAGATGGTCGCCCGGAACCTCGATGTAGAGCTTCTCGGCGTGGGACATGGAGTTGTACCAGGGCACCGCGAAGTCGTCGCCGTGGGCGACAGGGTCGCTTTGACAGGTCAGGAAGAACGTGGGCTCGGTGACTGCGGAGAAGTTCTGGTTCGGGTAGTACGGGGCTGTGGGCACGCCCGCCCGGAAGAGCGCGTCGTCCCGGAGGGCTGCCATCACTCCCCCGCCGCCCATCGAGTGACCGACCGCGCCGAGCGTGCCGTTGACCTTCCCGGATATCGGGTTGCCGGTGGCGTCGCCGAGTGCGTGGAGCTGGGTGCCGGCGGCGGTGATCTGGCGGCCGCGCGAGGCGGGATCGTCGGTGAGTGTGTTGGTGCCGACGTTGATGACGACGAAGCCCCAGGAGGCGAGGCGGGGTGCGAGCCACTGCAGGTTCTGCTGTGTGCCCTGATAGCCGGGCATCAGTACGACGCCCGGGTAAGAGCCTCTGTTCGTGGGGTACGTGACCGTGCCGGAGCCGTACCCGGTTGGGCTGGGAACGGTGTAGGTGGCGGTGGTCAGCGGCCCGTTGGTGGCCTCGAGGGAAGCGGCCGTGGGGTCCGGGATTTCGTTGCCCGGAGGGGTGCCGCCACCGGAACCGTACACCTGGAACTCCCAGAGCGAGTAGCCGTAGGCGGTGCCGCGCTGGGTGCCGTG
The nucleotide sequence above comes from Streptomyces sp. NL15-2K. Encoded proteins:
- a CDS encoding discoidin domain-containing protein, which translates into the protein MTALITLATTIGLALTLLTAAAPPAAAVDLLSQGKPATSSSTENASTPASAAVDGNTGTRWSSTFNDPQWLGVDLGATATISRVVLRWEAAYARAFQIQTSDNGTTWNTIYSTTTGTGGVQTLDVNGDGRYVRLHGTQRGTAYGYSLWEFQVYGSGGGTPPGNEIPDPTAASLEATNGPLTTATYTVPSPTGYGSGTVTYPTNRGSYPGVVLMPGYQGTQQNLQWLAPRLASWGFVVINVGTNTLTDDPASRGRQITAAGTQLHALGDATGNPISGKVNGTLGAVGHSMGGGGVMAALRDDALFRAGVPTAPYYPNQNFSAVTEPTFFLTCQSDPVAHGDDFAVPWYNSMSHAEKLYIEVPGDHLCPMTGSGNKAKQGKWIVSFLSLWLRADTRFSPFLCGPVRDADKNNTSLVTRWMDTCPF
- a CDS encoding substrate-binding domain-containing protein, with translation MREPGACGAGVRGTQGQLEKPRGDYTEHGGRRAAEILLSSSHPPTAVFAANDLSALGVLAALKHRGMSAPEDLSLIGFDNTVLAQFGYIDLTTIDTPRQDMGATAVTLLTARIDNTGRPTHPAQLTPRLIVRSTTVPHPGV
- a CDS encoding ABATE domain-containing protein; the protein is MDHEAPHYLHQLQVPGEERYVSLALVNTRFTLSHGPVDLLDDAEAAHLWLVRHALLPDRAALTGRQFGRLLALREALRSLFEAWASRAVPAAGTLATLNSALAAAPATPRLAWTADGPHRADEPDTGNPAGAALSLLAEDATDLLTGSEADQLTECTAQGCARWFLRSHAARRWCTTKCGNRVRAARAYAARKGN
- a CDS encoding expansin EXLX1 family cellulose-binding protein; translation: MKTARQAARQRRQRRRLVLGTTLAVTAAGVLAYLVMGLLPDREAEAGHAATAPVATTQVRTTPTTGTPSASATPPATGTPTPTAAATTGAARPSATATPRPPRTASTTPSLAGRIRPNTTYTGVATAYEADDGDGACLFGPSDDLMIAAMNTTDYETSRACGAYVLVRAANGKSITVRITNECPLPCAPGQLDLSQQAFAKLADLKVGRIPITWQLLSPSTSDTISIRYKTGSSPYWCGIQAIGHRNPVARLEVRTSGGWRQLPRTEYNYFISANGSGCGSSIRVTDIYGEQLTITGIALRPNVVQPTGVQFARH